The genomic region AAAAACTAGAAGAACTGGGTTTGGAAGTTCAAACAAATATTGGAATAACTGGAGTGATAGGAATATTAAGAGGTAAAAATCCAGGGAAAACAGTGTTGTTAAGAGCTGATATGGATTGTCTCGAAATGGAAGAATTGAATGATGTACAGTATAAATCAAAAAATAAGGGTTTGATGCATGCTTGTGGTCATGATGCTCATACAACATGGGTATTAGGAGCTGCTATGATATTGTCTCAGTTCAAAGATGAAATAAATGGTAATATCAAGTTTCTATTTCAACCAGCTGAAGAGACATTAGGTGGAGCTGATAGAATGATTAAGCAAGGCGCATTGGAAAATCCTGCTGTAGATACTGCAATTGGTGCACATGTTTGGCCTATAGTTGAATCAGGGAAGATAGGTATAAAATATGATTCAATGATGGCAGCTCCAGATATGTTCAAGTTAACGATATATGCAAAAGGCGGTCATGCTGCTGAACCACATAATTGTACAGATCCTATTTCAATAGGATGCCAGGTATATACTGCTTTACAAACAATAGTCAGCAGAAAAGTTAATCCTATTGATTCGGTAGTATTATCAGTGACAATGTTTAATGCTGGATCAGCTCATAATATTATAGCAGATAGAGTTGAAATGGTTGGATCAGTCAGAACATTAACTAATGAAATGCGTGAAAAAATGCCTAAATGGATGGAACAAATAATAAAAGGTATTACAGAAGCAAATGGGGGAACATATAAATTTGAATATATTCCATACTATCCACCAGTAATTAATAATAATGACATGGTAAAACTAGTTAAAGAAGCAGGACAAAAAATATTGGGTACTGACAATGTTGTCGAGCTTGCTGTACCAACAATGGGAGGAGAAGATTTTTCTTATTTCCAACAAAAAGTACCTGGTGTTTTCTTTGTAGTTGGCACATACAACGAGGAAAAAGGATTAGTTAATCCATTACACAATCCTAAATTTAACATAGATGAAGATATACTTCATAAAGCAGCAGCTGTTTTAGCTGAAGCAGCAATGTTATATCTAAACAAATAGTTATAATATGCTCTAAAAATAGGGTTAGGATTTGTATCTAAATTTTCTGTTAAGTATATATTTAAACTAGATTATTTGAATTAAATGAATAATCAATCTTATATAAAATAGTAAAAGATTAGGAATTATTATATTTAATATATTCAGAATTTTCAGGCTATTTAAAACACTAAAAGAGGAGGAGTAAAATGAAAAATACCAATAGTGTTACACCAAAAAAGAAGCGGAGTGGATTTGATAAGTTCCTAGATTTTATTGAAAAAGCAGGTAACAAACTTCCTGAACCATTGACATTATTCGTATGGTTAGCAGGATTTGCAGTGCTAATATCATTAGTAGGTTCATTATCAGGAATATCAGCGGTTCATCCACTGACAAAAGAGACAATAAAAGTAGTTAATTTATTCTCTAAATCAGGAATACAAAAGATGTTAATGAATGCGGTAGGAAATTTTGCTGGATTTCCACCATTAGGACTAGTATTAACATGTATATTAGGTGTTGGATTAGCAGAAAAAACAGGACTATTTTCAGCTTTACTTAGAAAAACTCTTGGAAATGTAAAAGGTTCTAAGGTTGTTATTATAGTTATTTTTACTTCTATTATGGCTAATGCAGCAGCAGATACAGGTTTTATAGTAATGCCGCCACTAGCAGCTATGTTGTTTGCAGCAGTAGGTATGAATCCAATTGTAGGTATGATGGCAGCATATGCAGCAGTGGCAGGAGGATTTAGTGCAAATTTAATTGTTAATTCATTAGACGTTTTGGTAGTAGGTTTTACTCAAAAAGCTGCTGAAATGGTTGATCCAAGTTTTGGAGTTAACCCTGCTTGTAACTGGTATTTTCTAATTGTATCAACTTTTATTTTAACATTTGTTGCAACGTGGGTCACTGTAAAGGTTGTTGCCCCAAGAATGGGTATGGGTGATTATAATATTGAAAAGGTAGAAGAAGTTACAGACAAAGAAGTTAAAGGTTTAAAAGCTGCTGGAATAGCTACATTAGTTTTCATTGGAGTAATATTAGCATTGGCAATTCCTAGCAATGGATTATTAAGAGAGCCTGAGACCGGATCTTTATTGTCTTTTAGCTCACCTATGATGAAAAGTTTAGTAGTGCTTATAACGTTGTTATTCTTTATACCAGGTTATACCTTTGGTAAAGTTTCGGGAAAAATTAAAAGTGATAAAGATGTAGTAAGTATTCTTGGACAGGCAATGTCGGAAATGGGTCCTTATATTGTATTATCATTCGTTATTGCACAGTTTATTAATTATTTTAATTGGTCAAATTTAGGTATTATAATGGCTATTAAAGGTGCAGATTTCTTAAAAGCAATAGGAGCTCCAACACCTGTATTGTTAGTGTTGTTTATCATTATTTCAGGTATTATAAATATATTTGTAGGAAGTTGTTCAGCAAAATGGGCGATATTGAGTCCGATTTTTGTACCAATGTTTATGTTTTTAGGTTTCCATCCTGCATTAACACAAATGGCTTACAGAATAGGTGATTCTATAACAAATGTCATAACTCCTTTATTACCATACTTTGCAATTCTCGTAGCTTTTGCAAAGAAATATGACAAAAATATAGGAATGGGTACTTTGATAGCAAATATGTTACCTTATTCCATAGCTTTCTTTATATTCTGGTCAATTCTAATTGTAGCTTGGTATTTCTTAGGATTACCATTAGGACCAGGATCACCTATAATGTTATAAATAAAAACTCCTATAATTACATTTGCAACACCCCCCTAAAGAGCTGTCTCATAAACATTTTGAGATAGCTCTTTATCTATGGAGTTATTGAGTAGAAGTTATTAGAAAGTCGCCTCCAAAGTATGATTTTAGCGATTTATTTACTTTCATTTTAGGGGTTGTAGTTGGGATTAAAAAAATATAAAATGTATATGAATTAATAGAGTAATAATAAGGGGGATTCTGTAATGATAAATAAGGAAAGGTTAATAAATACTTTTATTGATTATGTGAAAGTTGACAGTGAGAGTTTAAATGAAGGAAGATTTAGTGATCTAATGGTAAAAGAATTAAAAAGCTTAGGTATGGATGTATGGACTGATAATGCAGGAGAAAAAATAGGTTCAAATGGAAACAATGTTAATGCATACATGGAAGGCTCTAAGGATATTGAACCATTGATTTTTAGTTGTCATATGGATACGGTTAAACCGGGTGTTGGTATTGAACCAATTATTGAAAATGGCGTTATAACAAGTAAAACAGATACAATATTAGCTGGTGATGACAAATCTGGCATAGTAGCTTTAATAGAAGCATTAAAAGTTATTAAAGAAAATAATTTGCCTTGTGGTCCAGTTGAAATTATTTTAACTATCTCTGAAGAGGACGGTCTTAAAGGATCTAAAAATGTAGAATATGACAAATTAAAATCTAAGAGAGTATTAGTATTAGATAGTAGTGGTGATGTTGGTAAAATAATTATCAATGCTCCTTCACATAATAAGATGACATTTAAAGTTAAAGGTAAGCCATCACACGCAGGAGGATCACCTGAAAACGGTATAAGTGCTATTATGGTAGCTGCTGAGGCAATTTCAAATATGAAACTGTTAAGGATTGATGAAGAAACAACTGCTAATATAGGCAAATTTAATGGTGGCGTAGCTACAAATATTGTTTGTCCTGAAGTAGAAGTTGTAGCAGAAGCCAGAAGTTTAGATAATGAAAAATTAAAGGTTCAAACTCAGCATATGGTTAAATGTTTTGAGGATGCTGTAAATAAATATGGAGCTGAGCTTGAATATGAAATAATAAATAATTATAAAGCTTATAATATAGATAAAGAGGATGCACTTGTAAAAATGGCAGAAGGAGTGTATGAAAAACTAGGAATTCAAGCAATACTAACCTCATCAGGTGGAGGTAGTGATGCTAATAATTATAATACAAAGGGATTAACAGCTATAAATATAGCTACAGGCATGCAGAAGCCACATACTTTAGGTGAATATATAAAAGTTCAATCATTAATAGACATAACAAGATTTGTTCTAGAAGTTATGCTTAGAAATAAGTAGATTTATAAAAGCCTAAGTTAAGTAGTAATCTAAACTTAGGCTTTCTATTAAGTTATATTCAGATTGTACAAAAGATTAATGATTATAATGAAATACTTTTAGCTTGTAAAGGTTTTGTATAAAAATTATAGCCTTGAGAAAATACTATATATGGTTTTAATATGAAGTATCCATGTTCATCATTAAGTAAAAAATTAACACGAATAAAACATTTTCCGTTTGGTAGAATTTCTATATCTTTATTAATATAAGAATAATCAATACCATTTTTAGAGTAAGCTATGCTTATTTTATCAAAGACATCATTTCCGATTACAACATCTGATATATACACAGTTTCATCTGATATATTTCTTACTAAAGCATGATAATTGTCATTTTCCAAAATTGATTTTTCTAATTTTATTATTTCTTGTGTATCTACTATTCTTGCTATTTTGTTTTCAGATAAGTTTTTGTCAACTAAGATTTCAAAAATTAAATCTTTTGTGCTAATGCTGTATATATCATTGTTGATTTTTGTTAAAAAATCATTATAAATATAAGTACCTGGTGTATCGATTTTAAATATCATTTGGAGAACATCATCAAACAATAAATTGGTAGTTAACCATTTTAATTTATAATCATATTTTAAATTTTTAAGAGTATAACTTCCTTTGTGCTTTCTTGGCAAGTCAATTCTTAAATCTATCAATTCATTTTCGTATGAACAAAAAAAACCTTTGATATTGATAGTATTTTCCATACTTTTTTCATTTGTATCTGTTTGATTGCAGCTTGTAGTAAAAAGTAATAATATAAACAATAATAAATAAAGCTTCTTTATCATAATTAAACATCTCCAAATAGGTATTATCTTTGATTATTCATATAACGTTGAAAATTTACTTTCAAAAACTAGTATTTATTATTATTTTGTTCCGATAACATAGAAAATACATTGATGGATATCAAAAAAATATTAGTAATTATTAGTTAAAATTTATCTTTATGATAATACAGCGATCTAATGTAAATAATAGAAAATATATATAATAAAAAACTTTATTATTATAAAAAAGGAGAGTATATATGATTACTGTGGTTGCTGCTATAATAAGTCATGATAATAGAATTTTGATTGCTAGGAGAAACAGAAATAAATCGTTTGGAGGTTTGTGGGAATTCCCTGGTGGCAAGGTAGAAATTGGTGAAACATATCAAGATGCTCTTAAAAGAGAAATCAAAGAAGAGTTGAGTATTAATATCATAAACTTCAAATACTTTGGAACATCAAAGAATGATACTATAAAATTGATAGCATATACAGCAAATATGAAGAAAGATAGTATAATCAAAATAAACGAGCATGAAGAAATAAAATGGGTTCTAAAAAATGAATTAAGAGACTATAAATTTACACCTGCAGATAAGGTGTTTGTACATTCGCTTATAAGTAGCGACAAATATTAAAAATCCCTATATACATAACTATATGGGGATTTTTGATGTTATAACAAAATTTTATTATTAACTAATTTTATATAAATAACTAACCAGATTACATGAATAATTATAGACATGAAAATATTCTGTGATTTTATGTAAATCGCTTACTCATTAGTATAATGAGATTTATTAAAGAAAGTATTCAATTTTCTAGGAATAATCTGGATTAATTTATTAATGCAAATAATGTAAATATCAATAAAATATGATAAAATGTATACGTTGATAATAAAGATTATGAGTTGTTATAAATTTTGGGGGCAAAAATGAAAAGATATATTAAATATATAATAATTATATTTATTGTTAGTAGTGTGTTTTTGTTAGGGTACTATTTTTATAAGAATAATACTTTAAAAAATAGTGAATATACACGATTATTTGTTGAAGGTGATAAGCATTTATTAATGAGTATAAAAAACAACACAATACAGATATATTCAGATAATAAAAAGCTTATAAACGAAATGTCTATAGTAGGTGATGAAGAAACTATAATAAGTTATGATGTTATAGATTTAAATGATGATGGTAATGATGAAATAATTGTACTTACTGCTGAAAAATCTCAAGTGGATGGTAAGGAAGTGAAGATATTTTCATGTAATAGTGGACTTAAAGAAATATATAGTGAAGATTTCTCGTCTATAAAACCATGGAAGGTACAAGCTTGTGATGTTGAAGGTGATGGAGTAAAAGAGATATCAATTGGAGTTTATAAAAAAACAAAATTTCATCCTATTATGGCAAAACGACCATTTATTTATAGTTGGGAGGGTAACAGATTATATGCTAAATGGCGTGGGTCAAGGTTATCAAAACCTTTTGATGATTATATATTTGTTGATATTGATGAAGATGGAAAGGATGAAATTGTAGCAATTGAGTTACTTCAAAATGGAAAAAAGGTGATTAATACATATGATTGGATAGGCTTTGGGTTTGAGGGGAAAGTTCAAAGTGAAGCATTTGATGATATTTTATCTATTGAAAAAATAAGTAGAGAAGCAAATACATTTGAAGCGACTATTAGTAATAACAATAAAATTGAAGAGATTATCATGGTATATGATTTTGATAATTTAAATATTTATTTAGAAAAATGAGGAGGGAAAATATGTTAAAGAGAAGATGTATAGCTATGTTAGTGTGTATTGTTTATATTACAGCAATTACATTAGGAGCAATAGGCTGCAAAAACCAAGAGGTTAAGCTTACTGAACCTGCCGAAAATGTAAGTAATGAAAATTTATCAGGTGATAATGATAAGAATACTAAAGAGGATAATGAAATAAAATGTGTAGCTTCTCAGTACAAATTAAGCTTTAAGAATGAACCTGCAAGAAATACCATAGATGTTCCTTACCAAGTACCAAATTTTAAAGCATTAGTTAAGCCATATGAAGTAAAAGCTGATTTATCAAATGTTGAAAATCTAAAACAATTTGGTAATTTTACTAAAGGACAGATGGAGTTATTATCTAAAAATGGTTTTGTTGTAACTCCTACAAATGAAGACCAGCTTTTTTATATATACGAATATAACCAATATAATAAAATACCAAGTTTTATTACTACAGATTCTGTTTTACAGGTATATCATGTTTTTTATAGTTATTCATTAAGAAAGCTAGAAAGTGAAAAATTTTTAGATTCTTTAGATACATTAACTAAGGATATGCTCGACAAATCTCAATATTTATATAGACAGACAGAAAACGAAACTGTAAAAAAGGCATTGCTTAGAAATATTTCATATTTTACTGTTGCATGGATGCTATTAGATAAAGAAATACCAACAGATATACCAGAAGATGCTTTAAATTTAGCAAAACAAGAATATGATCTTATTGAAAAGAAAGAAGGCTTTAAAGATTCTTGTATATTCCCTTATGAATTAGATTACAGCCAATATGAGCCAAGAGGGCATTATACTAGAAGTAGTGAATTAAAAAAATATTTTAAAGCTATGATGTGGTATGGTCAGGCACCACTTCCGTTATACATCATAGAAAAAGACGGTCAAAAAAAGAAAAGTGTAGACCAAACTCTTCAAGCATTACTTATTACATACTGTATGTTTTTAAATGATGAAGAAACAAAAGATATAGAGTTATGGGAAAATATATATGACATAACGAATTTTTATGTAGGTTCATCTGATGATTTAAGTATATATGATTATAAGAATTTGTTGATAAAAGCTTATGGAGAAAATCCTGATATTAATACATTAGCTGATGAAGATAAGCTTGATATTGTATATAAGGAAGCAGAAAAATTGCCTGAACCTCAAATAGTTCCTCAGTTTACAGGCAGTACAATACCTGTAGGAAAACAATTCAGATTCATGGGACAAAGATATGTACCTGATTCAGAAATAATGCAAAGACTTGTAAATCCTAAATTCAGACCAATACCATCAGCAATTGATGTTATGGGAGTATTGGGCTGTGATAGAGCTTATGATATACAGATAAACATAAATAAAGAAGATGAAAAATGGGAAGATTATTCTAAAAAATTCAAAGAAACAAAGAAGAAATTTGACGAAATAAAAGAAGATAAATGGAAGTCAAACATGTACTACGGCTGGATATGGACATTGAAAGGATTATTTGAAGAATTTAGTGAAGGATATCCTTCATTTATGACTAATACTGCTTGGAAAGATAAATCATTAACAACAGCTATGAGTAGTTGGGCG from Abyssisolibacter fermentans harbors:
- a CDS encoding M20 metallopeptidase family protein, coding for MLEQKIIEKSKEIQDELVAIRRDIHSNPEVGLKEKRTSELVAKKLEELGLEVQTNIGITGVIGILRGKNPGKTVLLRADMDCLEMEELNDVQYKSKNKGLMHACGHDAHTTWVLGAAMILSQFKDEINGNIKFLFQPAEETLGGADRMIKQGALENPAVDTAIGAHVWPIVESGKIGIKYDSMMAAPDMFKLTIYAKGGHAAEPHNCTDPISIGCQVYTALQTIVSRKVNPIDSVVLSVTMFNAGSAHNIIADRVEMVGSVRTLTNEMREKMPKWMEQIIKGITEANGGTYKFEYIPYYPPVINNNDMVKLVKEAGQKILGTDNVVELAVPTMGGEDFSYFQQKVPGVFFVVGTYNEEKGLVNPLHNPKFNIDEDILHKAAAVLAEAAMLYLNK
- a CDS encoding DUF3160 domain-containing protein, with the translated sequence MLKRRCIAMLVCIVYITAITLGAIGCKNQEVKLTEPAENVSNENLSGDNDKNTKEDNEIKCVASQYKLSFKNEPARNTIDVPYQVPNFKALVKPYEVKADLSNVENLKQFGNFTKGQMELLSKNGFVVTPTNEDQLFYIYEYNQYNKIPSFITTDSVLQVYHVFYSYSLRKLESEKFLDSLDTLTKDMLDKSQYLYRQTENETVKKALLRNISYFTVAWMLLDKEIPTDIPEDALNLAKQEYDLIEKKEGFKDSCIFPYELDYSQYEPRGHYTRSSELKKYFKAMMWYGQAPLPLYIIEKDGQKKKSVDQTLQALLITYCMFLNDEETKDIELWENIYDITNFYVGSSDDLSIYDYKNLLIKAYGENPDINTLADEDKLDIVYKEAEKLPEPQIVPQFTGSTIPVGKQFRFMGQRYVPDSEIMQRLVNPKFRPIPSAIDVMGVLGCDRAYDIQININKEDEKWEDYSKKFKETKKKFDEIKEDKWKSNMYYGWIWTLKGLFEEFSEGYPSFMTNTAWKDKSLTTAMSSWAELKHDTILYGKQSGAECGDGYDITPKHYVEPNIDVYNRLLWLTKYSKENLKARNILTEDMKQKLEEFEELLEFLINCSIKELKNEELTEDENYKILTYGGWLEYLTSSFAEGNCRWFEITSETDKNMACIADVHTVRFGHYLEVGVGPAYEIYVVVPIGGKLYLTRGAVFSYNEFLSDKRLTDEEWQKMLKENKKTEQNNLQWTKSFLNKDKKEVPKPKN
- a CDS encoding AbgT family transporter, whose translation is MKNTNSVTPKKKRSGFDKFLDFIEKAGNKLPEPLTLFVWLAGFAVLISLVGSLSGISAVHPLTKETIKVVNLFSKSGIQKMLMNAVGNFAGFPPLGLVLTCILGVGLAEKTGLFSALLRKTLGNVKGSKVVIIVIFTSIMANAAADTGFIVMPPLAAMLFAAVGMNPIVGMMAAYAAVAGGFSANLIVNSLDVLVVGFTQKAAEMVDPSFGVNPACNWYFLIVSTFILTFVATWVTVKVVAPRMGMGDYNIEKVEEVTDKEVKGLKAAGIATLVFIGVILALAIPSNGLLREPETGSLLSFSSPMMKSLVVLITLLFFIPGYTFGKVSGKIKSDKDVVSILGQAMSEMGPYIVLSFVIAQFINYFNWSNLGIIMAIKGADFLKAIGAPTPVLLVLFIIISGIINIFVGSCSAKWAILSPIFVPMFMFLGFHPALTQMAYRIGDSITNVITPLLPYFAILVAFAKKYDKNIGMGTLIANMLPYSIAFFIFWSILIVAWYFLGLPLGPGSPIML
- a CDS encoding M20/M25/M40 family metallo-hydrolase, with product MINKERLINTFIDYVKVDSESLNEGRFSDLMVKELKSLGMDVWTDNAGEKIGSNGNNVNAYMEGSKDIEPLIFSCHMDTVKPGVGIEPIIENGVITSKTDTILAGDDKSGIVALIEALKVIKENNLPCGPVEIILTISEEDGLKGSKNVEYDKLKSKRVLVLDSSGDVGKIIINAPSHNKMTFKVKGKPSHAGGSPENGISAIMVAAEAISNMKLLRIDEETTANIGKFNGGVATNIVCPEVEVVAEARSLDNEKLKVQTQHMVKCFEDAVNKYGAELEYEIINNYKAYNIDKEDALVKMAEGVYEKLGIQAILTSSGGGSDANNYNTKGLTAINIATGMQKPHTLGEYIKVQSLIDITRFVLEVMLRNK
- a CDS encoding (deoxy)nucleoside triphosphate pyrophosphohydrolase encodes the protein MITVVAAIISHDNRILIARRNRNKSFGGLWEFPGGKVEIGETYQDALKREIKEELSINIINFKYFGTSKNDTIKLIAYTANMKKDSIIKINEHEEIKWVLKNELRDYKFTPADKVFVHSLISSDKY